The Microbulbifer sp. YPW1 genome contains the following window.
ATGACCAGGACCTGGGGTCACCGCGCTCCGCGCCCTACCCCATGCAACCCTTGCCGGTTTCCTATAGCGAACAGCGCGTTTCCAGCCGTATGAACCGACACAACCCCAACTGGAAGGTAGTGACCGAGCCGGCGGCGCGCAACAGTCGCCCGTACGATGGTCGCCCCATTTGCTGCGGCAACAACAACTGCATGCCCATCTGCCCGATCGGCGCCATGTACAACGGCATCGTCCACGTGGATAAGGCGGAAGCCAATGGCGCCGAGCTTATCCACAGCGCGGTGGTAAACCGCCTGGTGAGCGAGGGTGAGCGCATTGTTGCCGCCGAATACAAGGACCCCGCGGGCAACGATCATCGCATCTCCGGTAAAACCTTCATCCTCGCCGCCAACGGTATCGAGACGCCCAAGCTGATGCTCATATCCTACGGACGCAAGCACCCCACCGGGGTTGGCAACAGCTCCGATATGGTGGGTCGCAACCTGATGGATCACCCGGGCACCGGGGTGCGGTTTTTCGCAGACGAAAAATTATGGGCGGGACGCGGCCCGCAGGAGATGACCTCGGTAGTGGGGTTTCGCGACGGTGACTTCCGCGCAAAATACGCTGGTAAAAAGCTCAACCTGTCGAATATCTCCCCGGTGGAAAGGGTAACCCGGGAAATCCTGCAGGAAGAAACATCTCTCGATGTGCCGGATCTTACCGCGCGCCTGCGCGATCGTGCCGCCCGTTTTGTAGAGTTCGCGAGCTTTCACGAAATTCTGCCTCAGCCGCAAAACCGCATTCGCCCCAGCACCTCGGAAAAAGATGCCAGTGGCATCCCGCGACCGGAGATCACCTACAGCATCGACGACTATGTAAAGAAGAGCGCGGTGCATACGCGGGAAATCTACGGGGAAATTGCCCGGGTCATGGGTGGCACCGAGGTGCGCTTCTCCGACGACTTCGCCCCCAATAATCACATTACTGGCTCCACCATCATGGGAGAGAAAGCGGAGGATTCGGTGGTGGACAAAGACTGCCGCACCTTCGACCACCCCAACCTGTTTATCGCCGGCAGCTCGGTAATGCCCACGGTGGGCACGGTCAATGTCACTCTCACCATTGCCGCCCTCGCCCTGCGCCTGGCGGATACGCTTATCCGGGAGGGATAGACGTGCAGTATGTTAAGCGCGTCTTGATGATGCCGCTGTTGATTTTACTCACAGCGTTGACCAGCGGTGTTGGCGACTCTGTCGCCCAGGAAGTTTGGGATCGCGCTGCGGCGGTGGAAGTGAATCAGGAGCTGAACCGACCGGAACTGATTGAAAAAGGGCGCTATCTGGCCATTGTTGGTGATTGCAAAGCCTGCCATACGGCGCCCGGCGGCAGTGATTTTGCCGGCGGGCGCGCGATGGAAATGCCCGTACTGGGCACCATCTATACCAGTAACATCACCCCTGATATTAATACTGGAATCGGTGGCTGGACACTGCCGGAGTTTGATCGCGCACTGCGTCGCGGTATCGGCAAGGACGGGCGCAACCTGTATCCGGCAATGCCCTACGAGTCCTATGCGAAAATTACCGACGACGAT
Protein-coding sequences here:
- a CDS encoding GMC family oxidoreductase, coding for MAGKEAEYVVIGSGVAGALVANELAKAGKSVLILEAGPRVRRWQTVERFRNQPDKMDWMAPYPSPSWAPHPEYGERANDYLIFKGSHKFNSQYIRAVGGTTWHWAACCWRYLPSDFKIKTLYGVGRDWPIDYDDLEPWYYRAEQELGVWGPNDQDLGSPRSAPYPMQPLPVSYSEQRVSSRMNRHNPNWKVVTEPAARNSRPYDGRPICCGNNNCMPICPIGAMYNGIVHVDKAEANGAELIHSAVVNRLVSEGERIVAAEYKDPAGNDHRISGKTFILAANGIETPKLMLISYGRKHPTGVGNSSDMVGRNLMDHPGTGVRFFADEKLWAGRGPQEMTSVVGFRDGDFRAKYAGKKLNLSNISPVERVTREILQEETSLDVPDLTARLRDRAARFVEFASFHEILPQPQNRIRPSTSEKDASGIPRPEITYSIDDYVKKSAVHTREIYGEIARVMGGTEVRFSDDFAPNNHITGSTIMGEKAEDSVVDKDCRTFDHPNLFIAGSSVMPTVGTVNVTLTIAALALRLADTLIREG